The genomic DNA GAAAGCGTTTTTGTGCCGTTCCGGACGGTCCGGGCTTCCCTGCCGGGCATAAACCGGGACCATCATGGAGGTAGCTGTGGGCAGGAACCTCAAGCGAATCCGCCGAATTGCGCAGGCGCAGTTCGGTCATCCCGGCACGGGAGACAATTTCACCCAGACGTGTGCCCGGCTTGATGCAGCCATTTCCGCCACCGCCGCCAGCCAGAGCATGCTCAGGAACCAGACCCGGGCGGCCTGGGAAGTGCTGCGGCATTACAGTGCCGTTACCCGCTCCTATGAAACACGGCTGCGGTGCCTGGAAGAGGTCATCGCCGAAGAACGGCTCGACGCCGGGGAAACCGTCAGCCTTGCCCAAACCGCGCGCCGGATGCACGATCTTGCGGCCCGCATCGAAGCCACGGCACGCCAGCACTTTGACGTTGTCCGTGCCAAGGAATCCCGTGTGGAGGATTTGATGCACAAACTGACAAGTTCCAAATCCCAGCTAAAACTGGCCCAGACAGCCCAGAGCCATCGAAACCGTCTGCGCACCCTGGAAACCGCCGTTGGGCAGGACCAGATAATCCATAGCAGGGATGTCTACGACCATGAGCTCAGGGCGGCGTCCCGGCTCGCCCGCGAAGCCGAAGCGCTCGCCGGGCTGAAAGGCGGCTGGTCCTGATGTCGGCACAGATCAACCCGGTACTTATTGCCCTTCCCCTGAGTCCCCGGCGGACCCACTCGGTTCGAACGCTGGTTGGGCTGAGCATGGCAGCGGTGCTCTTCCTTTTCCTGGGCGGCGGCGACCTCGTGACCGTCCTCATCGGGATGGGATTCGCCGTCCATCCGGTGCAGGCCGCGGTGGACCGGCTGGTCCGCTGGCCGCGCCAGGACCGGACGGATGCCCAGGCCCTCACCGGGGTGGTCCGGGAATACTTCTACAACGCCCCGGAAGTGGACGCCAGGAGTGTCCGTGATCTGGTGCGGAAACGGCAGCTGCAGGTGAACGACGACGGCGGCGGGCAGCTGCGCATCGGCCTCACCGGGCGGCGGCACGCCACCGCATCCGGCAGCCGTCCCGAGGCCCGGCTGTCCTACAAATGTGGCGACGTAGGCCTGACGGATTTCGACCGTCTGCTGCAGAACGCGGAGCGGGACCCGCAGGTGCGCCGCGCCACCACCCGGATGCGCCGTCCGGACACGGGCACAGCCGCTGCGTGACCCGGGTGCTCTGCGGACACTGATGTGATGCACGCCCGGCAACGGACGGGCTCCGGGGCTGGGATCATGGAGGTATGCGAAAACTCAGCCTTCAGGAAGCCACCCGCCTTGCCGAACAGACCGCCGGGGTAGCCGAAGGCCACATCCCCTACGGCTCCGGGCTGGGAGCCCCTGCCTCCTTCACTCTGGCCTGGCTGCTGCAGGAAGCCGGAGTGGAGGAGATCCGCGTTGCCAGCGGAAGTTCCGGTATGGGGGATCACTTCTGGGTGGAAACGGACCAATGGCGGATCGATCCGACGCTCCGGCAGTTCGCCCATCTGAACAGCCGTCCGCTGGTGGAACCGGTGTCCGAGCCCGGAGGATTCCCGGCCGATAAGTACCATGCCATTCCCCGTTCCCGCCAGGAAGCTGTCCGCGAGGTGTCCTACGGATTCCGCAATGCGGCAGAAACCGAACAGTTTGTCCGCGAAATGGAGGCGGCAATCCGCCTGCAGTGACGGGCCGTCGTCGCACACCCGTAGAGCTATCCGCGGCCGTGTACTAGCCTCGGGCAGACCGGCAGGCACACGGCTCGGGCTGCGTCCTGCCGTAGCCTCGGGGTCCTCTCGCGCCGAGCGGGAATGAAAGGGCGTACCGCGATGCATAACAACCGCGAACTGGTGGAAGCCCGGATCAGCAGGTTCCTCCGTGACCGCCTCACCGGGAGTATCTGGCGGGACCGGCGTCCGGCGGACCTCACCGCCCTGGACCTGCCCGGTGAACCCGAGCCCTTCGAGGTGGCCGTGGTCGGGCAGTTCACGCCGTTCAGCACCGGCACCTCCTGGGGCGCCCCGTGGGGCACCACCTGGTTCCACGTTTCCGGCACGGTGCCGGCGGACTGGGAGCTGCAGGACGGGGACCGCCCGGAGCTGCTCCTGGATCTGGGCTTCAGCGACGGCGGCCCGGGATTCGGGGCCGAGGCACTGGTCTACCGGCCGGATGGCAGCATCGTAAAAGCCGTGGAACCGCGGAACCTGCACATTCCTCTGCCGCGGGAACCCGGGATGCCCTTCGGGTTTTATGTCGAAGCTGCATCGAATCCCAACGTGGCAGCGGGATTCAGTTTCGCGCCGACACCGCTGGGTGACCGGAGGACGGCGGGGACCGCGCCGCTCTACATCTTTCGTTCCGCTGACGTGGCCGTGCTGGACGCCGGTGTGTGGAACCTGGCCCGGGATTTTTGGACGCTGAACGGGCTGATGCATGAACTGCCGATGGACCTGCCCCGGCGGCACGAAATCCTGCGGGCGATGGAACGGGCCGTGACCGCCGTGGACCCCGCCGATGTTTCCGGAACAGCTGCTGCCGGGCGGCAGCAGCTGGCACGGGTCCTGTCTCTTCCTGCCTACGCCAGCGCACATCGGGTACACGCCGTCGGGCACGCGCACATTGACTCGGCCTGGCTGTGGCCGGTACGTGAAACGGTCCGGAAAGTGGCGCGCACGTTCGCCAACGTCCTGGAGCTGATGGACGCAGATCCGGAGTTCGTTTTCACGGCATCCTCGGCGCAGCAGTATGCCTGGCTGCAGGAGTACTACCCGGACCTGTTCGCCCGCGTGGCGGCGCGGGTGCGGGAGGGACGGTTTGTGCCCACCGGCGGTATGTGGGTTGAGTCGGACACCAATATGCCCGGCGGGGAGTCCCTGGCCCGCCAGTTCGTGGCGGGCAAGCGGTTCTTCATCGAGGAGTTCGGGGTGGACCCGGAGGTGGTGTGGCTGCCGGACTCCTTCGGCTACTCGGCGGCCCTGCCGCAGATTGCCCGGGCAGCGGGATCGCGCTGGTTCCTGACACAGAAGATCTCCTGGAATGAAACAAACACGATGCCGCATTCCACCTTCCTCTGGGAAGGCATCGACGGCACGCGGCTGTTCACCCATTTCCCGCCTGTGGACACCTACAACTCCGAATTGTCCGGGCGCGAACTGGCCCTGGCGCAGCGTCAGTTTGCCGAAAGAGGTTTCGCCAACACCTCCCTGATTCCCTTCGGCTGGGGCGACGGCGGGGGCGGTCCCACCCGGGAAATGCTTGCCGCCGCGTACCGCACGCAGTCCTTGGAGGGATCACCGTCGGTCCGGCTGTCCAGCCCGGAAAGGTTCTTTACCGCGGCCGAGGAGGAACTGGCTGATCCGCCGGTCTGGTCCGGGGAGCTCTACCTGGAATTCCACCGCGGCACTTACACCAGCCAGGCCAACACGAAGAAGGGCAACCGGCAAAGCGAGTCACTGCTGCGCGAGGTCGAAGTGTGGTGCACCGCCGCCGCCGTCGGTGCCGGTGCCGAGTACCCCTACCGGGAACTTGAAGAGGCCTGGCGGACGGTGCTGCTGCAGCAGTTCCACGACATCCTGCCGGGCACTTCGATTGCCTGGGTGCACCGGGAAGCGGAGCGGAACTATGCCCGGGTAGGCCGGCAGCTGACGGAACTGATCGGCACCGCGGCCCGGGCCCTGCTGGGATCCGGCAGCCGTACTGCGGTTCTGAACGCCGGGCCCTATCCGGTGCAGGGTGTGCCGGCATCCGGTGCCGGACCTGTCCCGGACCCGGGACTGTGGCGGTGGGAACCGTCCGGGGACGGCTGGAGCATCAGCAGCGGCAGGCTGGGGCTGCAGGTCAGTGCAGAGGGCCTGTTTACCTCCCTTGTGGAGTCCGGCTCCGGGCGGGAGGTTTTCCCGCCGGGACGCCCGGGCAACCTTTTCCAGCTTTTCCGGGACACCCCCAACCAGTGGGATGCCTGGGACCTGGATGCCCATTACCGGTTCAGCAGCACCGACCTGATGCAACCGGATGCCATGGGATCCGAGGACGGCGGACGGGTGCTGAGGATCGAGCGGAGCTTCGGTCATTCACGGATCACGGAGCGGGTGGCACTGAGCCCTGACGGATCGGCGGTGGACCTGGACCTTGAGGTGGACTGGCATGAGCGGCAGAAACTGCTCAAGCTCGCCTTCCCGCTGGACGTCCATGCTGACCGGGTGGCGTCGGAAATCCAGTTTGGGCACATCTTCCGGCCAACGCATGCAAACACGTCCTGGGACGCGGCACGGTTTGAAACCGTGGCGCACCGGTGGATTCACGTGGGGGAGCCCGGCTTCGGTGTTGCGGTGGCCAATGATTCGACGTACGGGCATGACACCTTCCGGGAGGTTTCGGACGGGAGGAGCTGCACCGTCCTGCGGCTTTCGCTGCTGCGCGCGCCGCTGTTCCCGGATCCGGACTCCGATCAGGGAGTACACCGGTTCCGGTATTCGCTGCGGCCGGCAGCGGAGATTCCCGACGCCGTGGCGGAGGGCTACCGGCTCAATCTTCCGTTGCGCACCGTCACCGGCATCGCTGCGGCGGATCTGCCGTCGCTGCTTACTACGGATAATCCTGCAGTGGTGGTGGAGACCGTGAAGCTGGCGGAGGACCGCAGCGGAGATGTGGTGGTCCGTCTCTACGAGGCACACGGCAGCCGGGCGGAGGCGCGGTTGCGGACGGGATTCGAGTACGTGGCCGCCTGGGCTGCCGATCTGCTGGAGCGTCCGGTGGAGTCGGAGGTGCTCTCCGGTGCAGCGTCGCGGGACTCCGACGCGGTGCTGCGGCTGCGGCCCTTTGAACTGGTCACCCTGCGATTCCGCCGGGACTGACGGACTGCCGCGCCTGCCCGTGGGGGAGCTGAGACCACAGCGGGCCCGGTGCCGGCTACTTTGCGATGTTCTCTTCCGCCACGCTCAGCAGCTGTTCCTCGTTGGTGCGCACGTCCACGGGGCGTTTGCCGGAGAGCTGCCGGTTGGGCGTGAAGAACCACAGCGCAATCTGTTCATCCGGCCAACCCGCGTAGCGACCCATCCGGATCACGTCCTTGACGGCGGGGATGACCCGGGCGCTCGCCGAATCGAACTGGAACCCTGGATACAGGAAGTGTTCGCCACGCTTTACGGCGAGAACACGTCCCTTCCCGGTCAGCTGCCTTGCCATGGCATTGGGCCCGCCTCCGAACCCCAGCCGCTGCGCTATCTCGGCCACGGTGAAAAGGCCGCCTTCACGCTCCATAACCTGCCACTGCTTCTCAGCTTCACGATCGGCGGCCGGGTTTTTGCCGGCACCGCGTTTCGCCGCCGGTGCAGTGCCCGGCACCGCCTTCTCGGAGCTGTGCCGCTGGGGTTGACGATCGTTCATGGCGGCAACGCTACCGCCGCTGTCCGGCCAGCGGCAGGGGAAGGGACAACATTGGTCCGGTAACCGTCCAGAGGCATGTCCCGGGCCGGCTACAGGCAGGCCCCGGGCAGCAGCGGCCGGGCAGATCCCAGGCGGCGCCCGGCCGCTTTCAGGCAGCGTCCGGGCGCTTTTCCCCCGCCTCTACGGCGGCGGGGATCCGGTTGCCCTCGACCGGCATGGGACAGGTGCCGAACTCGGTAAACGCGCTGGGATAGTTCACGGCCCGGTTGAAATCGAGGACCAGCGGACCGGCTGCCGCCCCGCCGTTGGGTGCCGGGAAAGTCAGGCTGCGCCACCCGGCCGTGGCAGCGCCGTTGGTCTCGTCATGGAAGGTCAGGTTGAGCCTGCCCGGTCCGGCCGCGCTGACCTGCAGGCGAAGCTCCGCAGCGGCTCCCGGCAGGGAAAACACCACTTCACCCACTGATCGCTGGGTTCCCGGGACCTGCGGATGGGCGGTGTGAATGGCCACGTCCACGGGCCGGGGGTAGGGCTCGAAGCGACCGGGGAGAACCCACCCGGGGGCATAGTCATAGACAGGCACTGAGCTGAAGGAAACTGCCACCGGTGATTCCGCATCCCGCGGGCGCACAGCGTAACGTCCGCCGCGCCTCGCCAGTTCCACAACCACGCGGTGGCCGTCCGGCCCGCCGTACCGGACCCACAGCAGCGACTCCTCATCGTCCAGGGATGCGGTGAACAGTCCGTCCACCGGCCGCCCGGTCTCCACAAACGCCACCCCGTCCCCGGGACGGGCGGCCAGGGCCGCTTGGTCACCGGTTGCGGACCACAATCCCGGCAGCGTGCCCAGGGCGGCAGGGGAGTCCGGCAGCCAATGGAAGCCGGTGAGGCTCAGCCATCCGTGGTCCTGCTTCAGGTCTGCTTCGCGCCGCTGCCGGAACATCTCCCATTCCCGCCGTGCCGTTGCTGCTTCTGTCTGGTCCACGAATCCTCCTCCGCCCTGCCGGTGCCGTTCTGTCCCAGCATGACCGATCACCCTGGCGCCGGTCATCTTTGGAGCGGCGGGCTGTTTCCTGCGGACTGTTCCCGGCGGGCAAAACCCGGTGGCTCCGGCCGGCGGGGATCAGGAGCTGCCCCGTGCATGGAAAACTGGAAGGATGCAGCCGTTCGACAAAGTTCAGCCCATTGTCCTGCTCGTGGATAAGTCCGAGCCTGCCGCCCACCGCGATGCCGTAGCGGCAGCCGCCGTGGCCAGTCTGCGGTCCTATGCGGCAACCCAGGACAGCCAGGCGTGGGAGAACTGGCTGTACGGACGGTTCACCAAGACCGTCCGCCGGGCTAATCCCAGTACCTTCGAGCGCCTGGCAGCCGAGGCGCCCTCGGGCCCAGTGTCCGTGGGACGGGCACAGGCCATTGCCTTCGAGCCGGTTACCTACGGGGAGATGCCGAAAAAGCTGGCCAAACTGCAGGTCTCCGGCACCCAGCTGCCCGATGAGCCGCCTGCACCTCAGCCGGATACTGCGCCCTGCGTCATCCTGAACCTGGATCTG from Arthrobacter zhangbolii includes the following:
- a CDS encoding peptidyl-tRNA hydrolase; the encoded protein is MQPFDKVQPIVLLVDKSEPAAHRDAVAAAAVASLRSYAATQDSQAWENWLYGRFTKTVRRANPSTFERLAAEAPSGPVSVGRAQAIAFEPVTYGEMPKKLAKLQVSGTQLPDEPPAPQPDTAPCVILNLDLEMSTGKAAAQAAHALLSWYLALPLPEQLAWEHAGWPAAVQFIPGARFTELAAGPGAGPLIVDAGMTEIAPDTATAFVARADAGSAAASTA
- a CDS encoding DUF1684 domain-containing protein — protein: MDQTEAATARREWEMFRQRREADLKQDHGWLSLTGFHWLPDSPAALGTLPGLWSATGDQAALAARPGDGVAFVETGRPVDGLFTASLDDEESLLWVRYGGPDGHRVVVELARRGGRYAVRPRDAESPVAVSFSSVPVYDYAPGWVLPGRFEPYPRPVDVAIHTAHPQVPGTQRSVGEVVFSLPGAAAELRLQVSAAGPGRLNLTFHDETNGAATAGWRSLTFPAPNGGAAAGPLVLDFNRAVNYPSAFTEFGTCPMPVEGNRIPAAVEAGEKRPDAA
- a CDS encoding alpha-mannosidase, which translates into the protein MHNNRELVEARISRFLRDRLTGSIWRDRRPADLTALDLPGEPEPFEVAVVGQFTPFSTGTSWGAPWGTTWFHVSGTVPADWELQDGDRPELLLDLGFSDGGPGFGAEALVYRPDGSIVKAVEPRNLHIPLPREPGMPFGFYVEAASNPNVAAGFSFAPTPLGDRRTAGTAPLYIFRSADVAVLDAGVWNLARDFWTLNGLMHELPMDLPRRHEILRAMERAVTAVDPADVSGTAAAGRQQLARVLSLPAYASAHRVHAVGHAHIDSAWLWPVRETVRKVARTFANVLELMDADPEFVFTASSAQQYAWLQEYYPDLFARVAARVREGRFVPTGGMWVESDTNMPGGESLARQFVAGKRFFIEEFGVDPEVVWLPDSFGYSAALPQIARAAGSRWFLTQKISWNETNTMPHSTFLWEGIDGTRLFTHFPPVDTYNSELSGRELALAQRQFAERGFANTSLIPFGWGDGGGGPTREMLAAAYRTQSLEGSPSVRLSSPERFFTAAEEELADPPVWSGELYLEFHRGTYTSQANTKKGNRQSESLLREVEVWCTAAAVGAGAEYPYRELEEAWRTVLLQQFHDILPGTSIAWVHREAERNYARVGRQLTELIGTAARALLGSGSRTAVLNAGPYPVQGVPASGAGPVPDPGLWRWEPSGDGWSISSGRLGLQVSAEGLFTSLVESGSGREVFPPGRPGNLFQLFRDTPNQWDAWDLDAHYRFSSTDLMQPDAMGSEDGGRVLRIERSFGHSRITERVALSPDGSAVDLDLEVDWHERQKLLKLAFPLDVHADRVASEIQFGHIFRPTHANTSWDAARFETVAHRWIHVGEPGFGVAVANDSTYGHDTFREVSDGRSCTVLRLSLLRAPLFPDPDSDQGVHRFRYSLRPAAEIPDAVAEGYRLNLPLRTVTGIAAADLPSLLTTDNPAVVVETVKLAEDRSGDVVVRLYEAHGSRAEARLRTGFEYVAAWAADLLERPVESEVLSGAASRDSDAVLRLRPFELVTLRFRRD